In Rathayibacter sp. VKM Ac-2762, one DNA window encodes the following:
- a CDS encoding LacI family DNA-binding transcriptional regulator encodes MAKKRVTLADVAREAGLSISAASMILNGKPETGLSKDAHERVFAAAEALHYRPNVAARGLRTDKTRTIGFISDQIATTRFAGGLIKGALTAAEAARHVVLLLETGGDPAREAEAVDAVLDRQVDGIIFASMRSREFYVPELPASTSVVMLNATNSQHPASILPDEYAGGRAAVELLHAHGYRDGIALIGQNDEVERDRFRSATVAERVAGIRDAMAEKGLAFVAEESIPDWEPEHGHRAVADLLVRRDDIRLLLCLNDRMAFGAYQAVAEAGLSIPGDVAVVSFDDDELAAYLRPGLTTVALPHEEMGRRAVELLLSGAPGERVLVPMPLVERASTRRV; translated from the coding sequence ATGGCGAAGAAGCGCGTGACGCTCGCCGACGTGGCCCGCGAGGCCGGGCTGTCGATCTCGGCCGCGTCGATGATCCTGAACGGGAAGCCCGAGACCGGACTGTCGAAGGACGCCCACGAGCGGGTGTTCGCCGCCGCCGAGGCGCTGCACTACCGGCCCAACGTCGCCGCCCGCGGGCTCCGCACCGACAAGACCCGCACGATCGGCTTCATCTCCGACCAGATCGCGACCACGCGCTTCGCCGGCGGCCTGATCAAGGGTGCGCTCACGGCGGCCGAGGCGGCACGGCACGTCGTCCTGCTCCTCGAGACCGGCGGCGATCCGGCGCGCGAGGCCGAGGCCGTCGACGCGGTGCTCGACCGCCAGGTCGACGGCATCATCTTCGCCTCGATGCGCTCCCGCGAGTTCTACGTGCCGGAGCTGCCCGCCTCCACCTCCGTGGTGATGCTCAACGCGACGAACTCGCAGCACCCCGCGTCGATCCTGCCCGACGAGTACGCGGGCGGGCGCGCCGCGGTGGAGCTGCTGCACGCGCACGGCTACCGCGACGGGATCGCGCTGATCGGGCAGAACGACGAGGTCGAGCGCGACCGCTTCCGCTCGGCGACGGTGGCCGAGCGCGTCGCCGGCATCCGCGACGCCATGGCCGAGAAGGGGCTCGCGTTCGTCGCCGAGGAGTCGATCCCCGACTGGGAGCCCGAGCACGGCCACCGCGCGGTCGCCGACCTGCTGGTGCGGCGCGACGACATCCGCCTCCTGCTCTGCCTCAACGACCGGATGGCGTTCGGCGCCTACCAGGCGGTCGCGGAGGCGGGACTCTCGATCCCCGGCGACGTCGCCGTGGTGTCGTTCGACGACGACGAGCTGGCCGCCTACCTCCGCCCCGGGCTGACGACCGTGGCGCTGCCGCACGAGGAGATGGGCCGCCGGGCGGTCGAGCTGCTGCTCAGCGGCGCTCCGGGAGAGCGGGTGCTGGTGCCGATGCCGCTGGTGGAGCGGGCGTCGACGCGGCGGGTCTGA
- a CDS encoding ATP-dependent DNA ligase yields the protein MGALLYGTPPTSHEIDDRALAHLQIVMINKFRRDEAFAFQLDASSAHGTGRQTLWLHPTIPLQFSFHGSRMPAINATWVRALMEEANSGRGLRIVTEPAQQPESSGLTHAA from the coding sequence ATGGGCGCTCTCCTCTACGGCACTCCCCCCACCTCGCACGAGATCGACGACCGCGCGCTCGCGCACCTCCAGATCGTCATGATCAACAAGTTCCGCCGCGACGAGGCGTTCGCCTTCCAGCTCGACGCCTCGAGCGCGCACGGCACCGGACGCCAGACGCTCTGGCTGCACCCGACCATCCCTCTCCAGTTCTCGTTCCACGGAAGCCGCATGCCGGCGATCAACGCCACCTGGGTGCGCGCACTGATGGAGGAGGCCAACAGCGGCCGGGGCCTGCGGATCGTCACCGAGCCGGCGCAGCAGCCCGAGTCCTCCGGGCTCACGCACGCTGCCTGA
- a CDS encoding carbohydrate ABC transporter permease, whose amino-acid sequence MIVTKSEVVIGRVVLIVVLVLTVIPLVNMLSAALQPADVNPTGLTWPTDPQWGNFAQAFETGHVLQLMGSSALIVLGVVPISLLFATLAGYALGNLRIRGGGFVFVFLILGLTIPFESLIIPLYYEIQSLGLLNTQWAIILPLIGLYMPFSVVWMRAHFVRIPSELSEAARVDGATTWQEFRRIQLPLARPALSALAILLFLWTWNQFLLPVVLVSDPLDRTVAGALTFFQGQYSNSIPLLNAGALLIIVPTILVFVIFQRQFITALLQGAVKG is encoded by the coding sequence ATGATCGTCACCAAGTCCGAGGTCGTCATCGGCCGCGTCGTCCTGATCGTCGTGCTCGTGCTGACCGTCATCCCGCTGGTCAACATGCTCTCGGCGGCGCTGCAGCCGGCGGACGTGAATCCGACCGGCCTCACCTGGCCGACGGACCCGCAGTGGGGCAACTTCGCCCAGGCCTTCGAGACCGGGCACGTCCTGCAGCTCATGGGGTCGAGCGCCCTGATCGTGCTGGGAGTCGTCCCGATCAGCCTGCTCTTCGCGACCCTCGCCGGCTACGCACTCGGCAACCTGCGCATCCGCGGCGGCGGGTTCGTCTTCGTGTTCCTCATCCTCGGGCTCACGATCCCGTTCGAGTCGCTGATCATCCCGCTGTACTACGAGATCCAGTCGCTGGGCCTGCTGAACACGCAGTGGGCGATCATCCTGCCGCTGATCGGGCTCTACATGCCCTTCAGCGTCGTGTGGATGCGCGCGCACTTCGTCCGGATCCCGTCCGAGCTCTCGGAGGCGGCGCGCGTGGACGGCGCGACGACCTGGCAGGAGTTCCGGCGGATCCAGCTGCCGCTCGCGCGCCCGGCCCTGTCGGCGCTCGCGATCCTGCTGTTCCTCTGGACCTGGAACCAGTTCCTCCTGCCGGTGGTGCTCGTCTCCGATCCGCTGGACCGCACCGTCGCCGGAGCGCTCACCTTCTTCCAGGGGCAGTACAGCAACAGCATCCCGCTGCTCAACGCGGGCGCGCTGCTGATCATCGTGCCGACGATCCTGGTCTTCGTGATCTTCCAGCGGCAGTTCATCACCGCTCTGCTGCAGGGCGCGGTGAAGGGGTGA
- a CDS encoding extracellular solute-binding protein, translating into MSFPTPGTPIGRRTVLVGAGSVAALFTLAACAPGGSSAPAASSSVDVRTELTSDTVELVIADETGFPVTDKLTEEFTKQFPNVTFTINRDTFANLTANSPKLLASDTPPDLIRLPTIGDTVKDGLLADLDPWFDAYGWDAWSASQLAPLRVDSDGVRGKGSLYQLGLGYSVTGIYMNLELAKQLGIDAPPTTLAEFEEDLAKAKAGGVLPIMAGDKDGVVNFVVQAAMNQYADKQEMADWIFTVPGATYETDGNVKGAELVRTWADAGYFPSDINAIDYSSFVSRFQGGEGLFAFNGNWAAADTQTKMGDGVDFFLVPPAEEGGSHVAMGAANSFSVAAKSSHLNEIVFFLNWIHTNEAARQIVVDVTGAAPGGDPAQALPEVESGSLLEQALAMSAQIGAEDGQVDFMSNATAGIYAGAIIPESQLLVTSQISGQDFVTAVQEFYAKELAG; encoded by the coding sequence ATGTCTTTCCCCACCCCCGGCACGCCGATCGGCCGCAGGACCGTCCTGGTCGGCGCCGGCTCGGTCGCGGCCCTGTTCACCCTCGCCGCCTGCGCGCCCGGAGGCTCGAGCGCTCCGGCCGCGAGCTCCTCGGTCGACGTGAGGACCGAGCTCACCAGCGACACCGTCGAGCTCGTCATCGCCGACGAGACCGGCTTCCCCGTCACCGACAAGCTGACGGAGGAGTTCACGAAGCAGTTCCCGAACGTCACCTTCACCATCAACCGCGACACCTTCGCGAACCTCACCGCCAACTCGCCGAAGCTGCTCGCGAGCGACACTCCGCCGGACCTCATCCGCCTGCCCACCATCGGCGACACCGTCAAGGACGGCCTGCTCGCCGACCTCGACCCGTGGTTCGACGCCTACGGCTGGGACGCCTGGTCGGCCTCGCAGCTCGCCCCGCTCCGCGTCGACTCCGACGGCGTCCGCGGGAAGGGCTCGCTCTATCAGCTGGGCCTGGGCTACAGCGTCACCGGCATCTACATGAACCTGGAGCTCGCGAAGCAGCTCGGGATCGACGCCCCGCCGACCACGCTCGCCGAGTTCGAGGAGGACCTCGCGAAGGCGAAGGCCGGCGGCGTCCTGCCGATCATGGCCGGCGACAAGGACGGGGTGGTCAACTTCGTCGTGCAGGCGGCGATGAACCAGTACGCCGACAAGCAGGAGATGGCCGACTGGATCTTCACGGTCCCCGGCGCCACCTACGAGACCGACGGCAACGTGAAGGGTGCGGAGCTCGTCCGCACCTGGGCCGACGCGGGCTACTTCCCCTCGGACATCAACGCGATCGACTACTCCTCCTTCGTCAGCCGCTTCCAGGGCGGCGAGGGCCTGTTCGCCTTCAACGGCAACTGGGCGGCCGCCGACACGCAGACCAAGATGGGCGACGGCGTCGACTTCTTCCTGGTGCCCCCGGCCGAGGAGGGCGGGAGCCACGTGGCCATGGGCGCCGCCAACTCGTTCTCGGTCGCCGCGAAGTCGTCGCACCTCAACGAGATCGTCTTCTTCCTCAACTGGATCCACACGAACGAGGCCGCGCGCCAGATCGTCGTCGACGTGACCGGTGCCGCTCCCGGCGGCGACCCGGCCCAGGCGCTCCCCGAGGTCGAGTCGGGCTCGCTGCTCGAGCAGGCGCTCGCCATGTCGGCGCAGATCGGCGCGGAGGACGGCCAGGTCGACTTCATGTCGAACGCGACCGCCGGCATCTACGCGGGCGCGATCATCCCGGAGTCGCAGCTGCTGGTGACCAGCCAGATCTCCGGCCAGGACTTCGTCACGGCCGTGCAGGAGTTCTACGCGAAGGAACTCGCCGGATGA
- a CDS encoding DUF2332 family protein, whose product MPSSADRFRRAAVELAQTSERQVEWALAVTEDARLLALIDELPAQHRQPSLLFSVARLLGVPDVDGAGFAAWLRSEWARVAPVAADRRTQTNEALRCAPLVAALERITEPGEPVALVEIGASAGLCLAPERYSYAFTASDGEERLGSGAPLLRCAVSGGAAPARLPVVAWRRGLDLAPLDVRSPEDVAWLEALLPPDRPERTARLRSAVETLQDDPPTIVAGDAAAELPALLDAVPPGLRTVVVSLGTLVYLPWAARESVLATVADRGASLVTLEAEALLPHLVAARGDRTAPEPTPFLLAADGVPLASAAAHGGTLSWLA is encoded by the coding sequence ATGCCCTCCTCCGCCGACCGCTTCCGCCGCGCCGCCGTCGAGCTCGCGCAGACCTCCGAGCGGCAGGTCGAGTGGGCGCTCGCCGTCACGGAGGATGCGCGCCTCCTCGCCCTGATCGACGAGCTGCCCGCGCAGCACCGGCAGCCGTCCCTGCTCTTCTCGGTCGCGCGGCTGCTCGGCGTGCCCGACGTCGACGGCGCCGGATTCGCCGCGTGGCTCCGGAGCGAGTGGGCGCGGGTGGCGCCGGTGGCGGCGGACCGGAGGACGCAGACCAACGAGGCGCTGCGGTGCGCGCCCCTGGTCGCGGCGCTGGAGCGGATCACGGAGCCCGGTGAGCCGGTGGCGCTCGTCGAGATCGGCGCCTCCGCAGGGCTCTGCCTGGCGCCGGAGCGGTACTCCTACGCCTTCACGGCGAGCGACGGCGAGGAGAGGCTCGGGTCGGGCGCGCCTCTGCTGCGGTGCGCGGTGAGCGGAGGCGCGGCGCCGGCGCGGCTGCCGGTCGTCGCGTGGCGCCGGGGGCTCGACCTGGCGCCGCTCGACGTCCGCTCGCCCGAGGACGTCGCCTGGTTGGAGGCGCTGCTCCCGCCCGACCGCCCGGAGCGGACCGCGCGGCTCCGCTCGGCCGTGGAGACTCTGCAGGACGACCCGCCGACGATCGTCGCGGGCGATGCGGCCGCCGAGCTGCCCGCCCTGCTCGACGCGGTGCCGCCGGGTCTGCGGACGGTGGTCGTCTCGCTCGGGACCCTGGTCTACCTGCCGTGGGCCGCGCGCGAGAGCGTCCTGGCGACGGTCGCCGATCGCGGCGCGAGCCTGGTGACGCTCGAGGCGGAGGCGCTGCTCCCGCACCTCGTCGCCGCGCGCGGGGACCGCACGGCTCCCGAGCCGACCCCGTTCCTGCTCGCCGCCGACGGCGTCCCGCTCGCGAGCGCGGCCGCCCACGGTGGCACCCTCTCCTGGCTGGCCTGA
- a CDS encoding sugar ABC transporter permease — protein MTAAGPLVSSAVDRGGRSGTPRRRSTAARRATLVGWLFVVPALLVYIAFVIYPLITGVQYSFYKWNGVGPSEWVGFSNYLRVFTDPDLLGSIGNAFVLILYFTVIPVSAGLVLASLLRSMRPGVFSSVSQTILFLPQIIPLAAAGIAWSWMYSQTGAVNQILQAVGLGSLARPWLGDFQTALPAVGLIGSWVLTGLCTVLFLTGIGKIDVSLYEAIRLDGGTWLREFFTITVPGLRQEISVLTTITVIAALSSFDIIYTTTLGGPGRSTLVPGISIYRIGFTQSDVGLASAFGIVLMVLVLACVLPLQRLSRVNDR, from the coding sequence ATGACCGCGGCCGGCCCTCTCGTCTCGAGCGCCGTCGACCGCGGGGGCCGGAGCGGGACGCCGCGCCGCAGGAGCACTGCGGCGCGGCGGGCGACCCTCGTCGGCTGGCTCTTCGTCGTGCCGGCCCTGCTCGTCTACATCGCGTTCGTCATCTACCCGCTGATCACCGGGGTGCAGTACTCGTTCTACAAGTGGAACGGCGTCGGCCCCTCCGAGTGGGTGGGCTTCTCGAACTACCTCCGCGTGTTCACCGATCCCGACCTGCTCGGCTCGATCGGCAACGCCTTCGTGCTGATCCTCTACTTCACGGTGATCCCGGTCTCGGCGGGCCTGGTCCTCGCGAGCCTGCTGCGCTCGATGCGCCCCGGCGTCTTCTCGAGCGTGTCGCAGACGATCCTGTTCCTGCCGCAGATCATCCCGCTCGCCGCGGCCGGCATCGCCTGGTCGTGGATGTACTCGCAGACCGGAGCGGTCAATCAGATCCTGCAGGCCGTCGGGCTCGGCTCGCTCGCGCGGCCGTGGCTGGGCGACTTCCAGACCGCCCTCCCCGCCGTCGGCCTGATCGGCTCGTGGGTGCTCACCGGGCTCTGCACGGTCCTCTTCCTCACCGGCATCGGCAAGATCGACGTCTCGCTCTACGAGGCCATCCGGCTCGACGGCGGCACGTGGCTGCGGGAGTTCTTCACCATCACGGTCCCGGGCCTGCGCCAGGAGATCTCGGTGCTCACCACGATCACCGTGATCGCGGCGCTGAGCAGCTTCGACATCATCTACACGACCACGCTCGGCGGCCCCGGCCGCTCGACTCTGGTGCCCGGCATCTCGATCTACCGGATCGGCTTCACGCAGAGCGACGTGGGTCTCGCCTCCGCCTTCGGGATCGTGCTGATGGTGCTCGTGCTCGCCTGCGTCCTCCCCCTCCAGCGCCTCTCGAGAGTGAACGACCGATGA
- a CDS encoding spore photoproduct lyase family protein, which yields MSDTAPSPASAQVRERRLLDIRRIYAEPAALELPRGQEVVARWPGAEIVPVESHWLIPEVHGDEANVARWVRIKTEALVLGVKKSLVTRPNGRSADFIAPSTANGCAMACVYCYVPRRKGYSNPITLFTNIEQIQRHLARHIAKQGPKAEANQCDPEAWVYDIGENSDCSVDALLSENVRDLCELFRMSPTAKASFATKYVNRELLEWDPLGRTRIRFSLMPAETAKVTDIRTSPMAERIAAINDFVDAGYEVHVNFSPVILTETWQQDWTELFDQLDAALHPRAKAQLAAEVILLTHNEGLHEVNLGWHPTAESLLWQPGRQEQKVSENGAVNIRYRRDLKRAALDRFRALLAERLPYCRVRYAF from the coding sequence ATGTCCGACACCGCTCCGAGCCCCGCGTCCGCGCAGGTCCGCGAGCGGCGCCTGCTCGACATCCGGCGGATCTACGCCGAGCCGGCCGCGCTCGAGCTGCCCCGCGGGCAGGAGGTCGTGGCGCGCTGGCCGGGCGCCGAGATCGTGCCCGTCGAGTCGCACTGGCTGATCCCGGAGGTGCACGGCGACGAGGCGAACGTCGCGCGCTGGGTGCGCATCAAGACGGAGGCGCTCGTGCTCGGGGTGAAGAAGTCGCTCGTCACGCGTCCGAACGGCCGCTCGGCCGACTTCATCGCCCCCTCCACCGCCAACGGCTGCGCCATGGCGTGCGTCTACTGCTACGTGCCGCGGAGGAAGGGCTACAGCAACCCGATCACGCTCTTCACGAACATCGAGCAGATCCAGCGCCACCTGGCCCGGCACATCGCCAAGCAGGGCCCCAAGGCCGAGGCGAACCAGTGCGACCCGGAGGCCTGGGTCTACGACATCGGCGAGAACAGCGACTGCTCCGTCGACGCGCTTCTGAGCGAGAACGTCCGCGACCTCTGCGAGCTGTTCCGGATGTCGCCCACCGCCAAGGCGTCCTTCGCGACCAAGTACGTCAACCGCGAGCTCCTCGAGTGGGACCCGCTCGGGCGCACGCGCATCCGGTTCTCGCTGATGCCCGCGGAGACGGCGAAGGTCACCGACATCCGCACCTCGCCGATGGCCGAGCGGATCGCGGCGATCAACGACTTCGTCGACGCCGGCTACGAGGTGCACGTCAACTTCTCGCCGGTGATCCTCACCGAGACCTGGCAGCAGGACTGGACCGAGCTCTTCGACCAGCTCGACGCCGCCCTCCACCCGCGGGCGAAGGCGCAGCTCGCGGCCGAGGTGATCCTCCTCACCCACAACGAGGGCCTGCACGAGGTGAACCTCGGCTGGCACCCCACGGCGGAGTCGCTGCTCTGGCAGCCGGGGCGCCAGGAGCAGAAGGTCTCCGAGAACGGCGCCGTCAACATCCGCTACCGACGCGACCTCAAGCGCGCCGCCCTCGACCGCTTCCGCGCCCTCCTCGCCGAGCGCCTCCCCTACTGCCGCGTCCGCTACGCCTTCTGA
- a CDS encoding AraC family transcriptional regulator: protein MNEKDEVMRSDIGGRDIEQARALFEQSYNGHRFVVEPGEDFSYRYTSVGDGDVTLRGSQFAGSVQGSIQTEGEYVVSWLTAGAGVTDLDGDAVTLGFGQPAIFVNDRPSRFEFHDYRQNLIHFDGAYLEGIAEEVEGTRGPLLFDTTSRPEGAALRRWSATVATVARVIYDADSSPLLRREADRAVAVALLETFPHSTLDTPGDLGVPRSGRLRQAIEYMYEHAHEPLRTEQIADAAGIGLRTLQTEFRREFGFTAVDYLRRIRLDGVQKELRAGESGVVSVSEVARRWGFAHLGRFSASYAHRFGERPSTTLDT, encoded by the coding sequence ATGAACGAGAAGGACGAGGTCATGCGCTCCGACATCGGCGGGCGTGACATCGAGCAGGCGCGGGCCCTCTTCGAGCAGTCGTACAACGGGCACCGCTTCGTCGTCGAGCCCGGCGAGGACTTCTCGTACCGCTACACCTCCGTCGGCGACGGCGATGTGACGCTCCGCGGCAGCCAGTTCGCCGGCTCCGTGCAGGGCTCGATCCAGACCGAGGGCGAGTACGTCGTCTCGTGGCTGACCGCCGGCGCGGGCGTCACCGATCTCGACGGCGACGCGGTGACCCTCGGATTCGGGCAGCCGGCGATCTTCGTCAACGACCGTCCCAGCCGGTTCGAGTTCCACGACTACCGCCAGAACCTCATCCACTTCGACGGCGCGTACCTCGAGGGCATCGCGGAGGAGGTCGAGGGCACCCGCGGCCCCCTCCTCTTCGACACGACCTCACGGCCCGAGGGCGCGGCGCTGCGGCGCTGGTCGGCGACCGTCGCGACGGTCGCCCGGGTGATCTACGACGCCGACAGCTCGCCGCTGCTGCGCCGCGAGGCCGACCGCGCGGTCGCCGTCGCCCTGCTCGAGACCTTCCCGCACTCGACGCTGGACACTCCCGGCGACCTCGGAGTACCCCGCTCGGGGCGCCTCCGCCAGGCTATCGAGTACATGTACGAGCACGCCCACGAGCCGCTCCGGACCGAGCAGATCGCCGACGCGGCGGGCATCGGCCTGCGGACGCTGCAGACCGAATTCCGGCGCGAGTTCGGCTTCACCGCGGTCGACTACCTGCGGCGGATCCGGCTGGACGGCGTGCAGAAGGAGCTGCGGGCGGGCGAGTCCGGAGTCGTCAGCGTCAGCGAGGTCGCACGGCGCTGGGGCTTCGCGCACCTCGGCCGGTTCTCGGCCTCGTACGCCCACCGCTTCGGCGAGCGCCCCAGCACCACGCTCGACACCTGA
- a CDS encoding serine hydrolase domain-containing protein — MTAVHGVVEPGFEGVRDALAEAVRPGSGAAVAVRLHGRPVVDLWAGEAGAEEPWREDTLSVVFSCTKGLVSLLAARLVQEGLLDYDARVAEYWPEFAAAGKADVRVQDLLAHRAGLSAPRLPLTTADLADWDLVAGRLAEQEPLWEPGTGYAYHPITHGWLIGEVIRRVTGRSVGAAFQERIAGPVGAEAWIGLPASEQGRVATMLVGPTLAELTAAQAAARTPGVVDWGERAMTLGGALPVELVGPGTGFNDPMLQAAEIPGAGGIGSARALAAIWSAAFTETDGVRLFEDATIERATAPLSSGPPVWPVPGPWPAWGCGFQLSTDARRYLTPSGFGHDGAGGQVAFADPDAGVGFAFLTNRMEGVGDVRATRVVEALATALRLPVPRGL; from the coding sequence GTGACCGCGGTGCACGGAGTCGTGGAGCCCGGGTTCGAGGGGGTCCGCGACGCCTTAGCCGAGGCCGTCCGGCCCGGCTCGGGAGCGGCGGTCGCGGTGCGGCTGCACGGCCGGCCGGTCGTCGACCTCTGGGCGGGAGAGGCGGGGGCGGAGGAGCCGTGGCGGGAGGACACCCTCAGCGTCGTCTTCTCGTGCACGAAGGGCCTCGTCTCCCTCCTCGCCGCACGTCTCGTGCAGGAGGGGCTGCTCGACTACGACGCCCGGGTCGCCGAGTACTGGCCCGAGTTCGCCGCAGCGGGCAAGGCCGACGTGCGCGTGCAGGACCTGCTCGCCCACCGGGCCGGGCTCTCGGCCCCCCGCCTCCCGCTCACGACCGCCGACCTCGCCGACTGGGACCTCGTCGCCGGGCGCCTCGCCGAGCAGGAGCCCCTGTGGGAGCCGGGCACGGGGTACGCCTACCACCCGATCACGCACGGCTGGCTGATCGGCGAGGTGATCCGCCGGGTGACCGGGCGGAGCGTCGGCGCCGCGTTCCAGGAGCGGATCGCCGGACCGGTCGGCGCGGAGGCGTGGATCGGGCTGCCCGCCTCCGAGCAGGGCCGCGTCGCGACGATGCTCGTCGGCCCCACCCTCGCCGAGCTCACGGCGGCGCAGGCCGCGGCGCGCACCCCCGGAGTCGTCGACTGGGGCGAGCGGGCGATGACTCTCGGCGGTGCGCTGCCCGTCGAGCTCGTCGGACCGGGCACGGGCTTCAACGATCCCATGCTGCAGGCCGCCGAGATCCCCGGGGCGGGCGGCATCGGCTCGGCCCGGGCGCTCGCCGCGATCTGGTCGGCGGCGTTCACCGAGACGGACGGCGTGCGGCTGTTCGAGGACGCGACGATCGAGCGGGCCACCGCTCCGCTCAGCAGCGGCCCGCCGGTGTGGCCGGTGCCGGGCCCGTGGCCGGCCTGGGGCTGCGGCTTCCAGCTCAGCACGGACGCGCGCCGGTACCTCACGCCGAGCGGCTTCGGGCACGACGGCGCGGGCGGACAGGTCGCCTTCGCCGACCCGGACGCGGGAGTCGGCTTCGCGTTCCTCACCAACCGGATGGAGGGGGTCGGCGACGTGCGCGCGACCCGCGTCGTCGAGGCGCTCGCGACCGCGCTGCGACTGCCCGTTCCGCGCGGACTCTGA
- a CDS encoding beta-galactosidase family protein, which yields MTTAPESRFAIGTVDFELDGRPHRILSGALHYFRIHPDLWADRIRKARLMGLNTIETYVAWNAHEPRRGEWREDAGLDLGRFLDLIAAEGMHAIVRPGPYICAEWDNGALPAWLFRDPEVGVRRSEPNYLAAVSDYLRRVYSIVAPRQIDAGGPVVLVQIENEYGAYGSDKEYLAELMRVTRDSGITVPLTTIDQPTPQMLADGSLPGLHLTGSFGSRTTERLATLREFQPTGPLMCMEFWCGWFDDWGTQHHTTDADASAQELDTLLAAGGSVNIYMFHGGTNFGLTSGANDKGRYAAITTSYDYDAPLDEGGDPTAKFWAFRDVIARYAPVPEEVPAVRPPAPALTAPLVPGPALLGLGQAFGPAAHLDAMASFDDLGHDDGFVLFTTTLDGSSAPVRLVVGEEVRDRAWVLLDGVPVGVLARDHHERALTLPSGRGELAILVENQGRVNYGTRIGEHKGLIGGVTLDGAPLTGWAARALALECLPDLAVAAPAFSAGPQLASGSFDLDEQADLYVDTLHWGKGLVWVNGFLLGRYWRRGPQRTLIVPSPVTRAGRNRVVVLELEGIAEPEIRLLAGAELGHTEI from the coding sequence ATGACCACCGCTCCCGAGAGCCGCTTCGCCATCGGCACCGTCGACTTCGAGCTCGACGGCCGCCCGCACCGCATCCTGTCGGGGGCGCTGCACTACTTCCGCATCCACCCGGACCTCTGGGCCGACCGGATCCGCAAGGCCCGCCTGATGGGCCTGAACACCATCGAGACCTACGTCGCCTGGAACGCGCACGAGCCGCGCCGCGGCGAGTGGCGCGAGGACGCCGGGCTCGACCTGGGCCGCTTCCTCGACCTGATCGCCGCCGAGGGCATGCACGCGATCGTGCGCCCCGGCCCCTACATCTGCGCGGAGTGGGACAACGGCGCCCTCCCGGCCTGGCTCTTCCGCGACCCCGAGGTGGGCGTGCGCCGCTCGGAGCCGAACTACCTCGCCGCGGTCAGCGACTACCTGCGCCGCGTGTACTCGATCGTGGCTCCGCGCCAGATCGATGCCGGCGGGCCCGTGGTCCTCGTGCAGATCGAGAACGAGTACGGCGCGTACGGCTCCGACAAGGAGTACCTGGCCGAGCTCATGCGGGTGACCCGCGACTCCGGCATCACGGTCCCGCTGACCACCATCGACCAGCCCACTCCGCAGATGCTCGCCGACGGCAGCCTGCCGGGCCTGCACCTCACCGGCTCGTTCGGCTCGCGGACCACGGAGCGCCTCGCGACGCTGCGCGAGTTCCAGCCCACCGGGCCGCTGATGTGCATGGAGTTCTGGTGCGGCTGGTTCGACGACTGGGGCACCCAGCACCACACGACGGACGCCGACGCCTCCGCGCAGGAGCTCGACACCCTGCTCGCGGCCGGCGGCTCGGTCAACATCTACATGTTCCACGGCGGCACCAACTTCGGCCTGACCAGCGGCGCGAACGACAAGGGCCGCTACGCCGCGATCACGACGAGCTACGACTACGACGCCCCGCTCGACGAGGGCGGCGACCCGACCGCGAAGTTCTGGGCGTTCCGCGACGTCATCGCGCGCTACGCGCCGGTGCCGGAGGAGGTGCCCGCGGTGCGCCCGCCGGCCCCCGCCCTGACCGCTCCGCTCGTCCCCGGCCCGGCGCTGCTCGGCCTCGGCCAGGCGTTCGGACCGGCCGCGCACCTCGACGCGATGGCCAGCTTCGACGACCTCGGCCACGACGACGGCTTCGTGCTCTTCACGACGACGCTCGACGGCTCCTCCGCTCCGGTCCGCCTCGTGGTGGGCGAGGAGGTGCGCGACCGCGCCTGGGTGCTGCTGGACGGCGTGCCGGTGGGCGTGCTGGCGCGCGACCACCACGAGCGGGCGCTGACGCTGCCGAGCGGACGCGGCGAGCTCGCGATCCTTGTCGAGAACCAGGGCCGGGTGAACTACGGCACGCGCATCGGCGAGCACAAGGGCCTGATCGGAGGCGTGACGCTCGACGGCGCCCCGCTGACCGGCTGGGCGGCGCGCGCCCTCGCGCTCGAGTGCCTCCCCGACCTGGCCGTCGCGGCACCGGCGTTCTCGGCCGGGCCGCAGCTCGCCTCCGGCTCGTTCGACCTCGACGAGCAGGCCGACCTGTACGTGGACACGCTGCACTGGGGCAAGGGCCTGGTCTGGGTGAACGGCTTCCTCCTCGGACGCTACTGGCGCCGCGGACCGCAGCGGACGCTGATCGTCCCCTCGCCGGTCACCCGCGCCGGCCGCAACCGCGTCGTGGTGCTGGAGCTGGAGGGCATCGCCGAGCCGGAGATCCGTCTGCTCGCGGGAGCCGAGCTCGGGCACACCGAGATCTGA